A DNA window from Ctenopharyngodon idella isolate HZGC_01 chromosome 8, HZGC01, whole genome shotgun sequence contains the following coding sequences:
- the cbwd gene encoding zinc-regulated GTPase metalloprotein activator 1 has translation MEEEDECPELVPIKEKPTGPTAQIPVTIITGYLGAGKTTLLNYILTEQHNKRIAVILNEFGEGSALEKSLAVSQAGELYEEWLELRNGCLCCSVKDNGLKAIENLMEKKGKFDYILLETTGLADPGAVASMFWVDAELGSDVYLDGIVTVIDAKYGMQHLTEEKPEGLINEAARQIALADLTIINKTDLVKETELVQLRDTVRSINGLVKILETQKSRVDLSQVLDLHSFDTKDGTRLAEKLQLVKTSQPHLDKSMLTVTFEVPGSVSEDLLNIFIQNLLWEKIFKNKAGLSMTVIRLKGIFSIQQKQKKVMLQGVHELYELEETPEFWADHEPRLNRLVFIGRNLDGEILKEEFISAVSNKDSVE, from the exons atggaggaggaggatgaaTGTCCGGAATTAGTTCCCATCAAGGAGAAGCCTACCGGACCCACAGCTCAGATACCCGTTACCATCATCACTGGATACTTGG GTGCAGGGAAGACGACGCTTTTGAACTACATATTAACAGAGCAACATAATAAACGAATAGCTGTCATACTTAATGAATTTGGTGAAG GCAGTGCTCTGGAGAAGTCTCTAGCCGTGAGTCAAGCAGGAGAGCTCTACGAGGAGTGGCTGGAGCTGAGGAACGGCTGCCTGTGCTGCTCTGTAAA AGACAATGGTTTAAAAGCTATTGAAAATCTAATGGAGAAGAAAGGAAAGTTTGACTACATCCTTCTAGAGACAACCGGATTGGCAGATCCAG GAGCAGTTGCTTCCATGTTCTGGGTTGATGCAGAATTAGGGAGTGATGTCTACCTGGATG GTATCGTAACGGTTATAGATGCTAAATATGGGATGCAG CATCTAACAGAAGAAAAGCCAGAGGGTCTTATCAATGAAGCTGCCAG GCAGATAGCTCTTGCTGATTTGACCATCATCAATAAGACCGATCTAGTGAAGGAGACTGAGCTGGTGCAGCTCAGAGATACAGTGAG ATCAATAAATGGGCTCGTAAAGATTTTGGAGACACAAAAATCCAG GGTTGATCTGTCTCAAGTATTAGATTTACATTCTTTTGATACCAAAGATGGCACAAG GTTAGCTGAAAAGCTGCAGCTGGTAAAAACAAGCCAACCACATCTAGACAAG aGTATGCTGACTGTAACATTTGAAGTACCTGGCAGTGTGTCAGAAGACctattaaatatattcattcaG aaccTTCTATGGGAGAAGATATTTAAGAACAAAGCAGGACTGTCAATGACCGTTATCCGGTTAAAG GGGATCTTCTCTATCCAGCAAAAACAGAAGAAGGTGATGTTGCAGGGGGTCCATGAGCTTTATGAGCTGGAAGAGACTCCAGAGTTCTGGGCAGATCACGAGCCCAGACTCAACCGACTCGTCTTCATAG GTCGAAACCTTgatggcgagattctgaaggaGGAGTTCATTTCAGCCGTGTCAAATAAAGACAGCGTGGAGTAG